A stretch of the Actinoalloteichus fjordicus genome encodes the following:
- the ybaK gene encoding Cys-tRNA(Pro) deacylase codes for MAGRGTPATALLVKKAVQHQVHAYEHDPKHASYGTEAVELLGQDARRVFKTLVADLDGRLVVGVVPVARQLDLKALAAALGGKKARMAVVADAERATGYVAGGISPLGQRKALPLALDESAVEHPTIFCSGGRRGLEIELAPADLVTLTRAVVAPISS; via the coding sequence ATGGCGGGACGAGGAACACCGGCGACCGCACTGCTGGTCAAGAAGGCCGTCCAGCATCAGGTGCACGCCTACGAGCACGATCCGAAGCACGCCTCCTACGGGACCGAGGCCGTGGAACTGCTCGGTCAGGACGCGCGCCGAGTCTTCAAGACCCTCGTGGCGGATCTCGACGGCCGACTCGTGGTGGGTGTGGTTCCCGTCGCACGCCAGCTCGACCTCAAGGCCTTGGCGGCGGCGCTCGGCGGCAAGAAGGCGAGGATGGCGGTGGTGGCCGACGCCGAGCGGGCCACCGGGTACGTGGCGGGCGGCATCTCCCCGCTGGGACAGCGCAAGGCACTGCCCCTGGCGCTCGACGAGTCCGCCGTCGAGCATCCGACGATCTTCTGCAGCGGCGGCCGACGCGGTCTGGAGATCGAGCTGGCCCCGGCGGACCTCGTCACGCTCACCAGGGCGGTGGTCGCGCCGATCTCCTCCTGA